The following is a genomic window from Marinococcus sp. PL1-022.
CGCACCGATAATTGCCCCCACAAAGCCTGCGATACCTACATTTCTGCGACTTTTTCTATGCTGCTGGTTTTCCTTTTTTGCGTGGTCATTATAATAACCCATATTCCGACACTTCCTTTTTCATAAGATACCGGGACCTGCTCCAGTGCTTTTGACGCATATTGAAGTAAAGACCCTTTATCATACCCGTCTCGGGTGCCGGGATGTATGTTTATTGTACGAAGAAAAAGCACGCCCCGTCTAGTAAAAGGGCGTGCTTTTGATAATTTTTTACGTTTATGGAGAATACCCCGCAGGTGTACCACATTTCTTAGCTTAGAGCGTATGCAGACTCGTCGGAAGAAAGGGGTCCGTATCATAAAGGTGAAACGTATGACCTATTCCTGTGTCCTCTTCCTCCAGTACCTGCTTCACCGTCATCCGTGCCAGGTCCTTCATGTTATTGTCCCGGCTTAAATGCGCGAGATAGATTCTGCTCGTCCGTTCTCCGACAATATCAGCGAGCGCGTAAGCGGAATCTTCGTTTGAAACGTGCCCGGAATCGCCAAGAATACGCTTTTTGACATTCCATGGATAGCGGCCCATACGAAGCAGGTTAATGTCATGATTTGATTCAAAAATGTATGCATCGGCATTCTTGAGCGTGCCTTTAATCTGATCACTGACATATCCCATATCTGTGGCAAGCGCCAGCTTTTTTCCTTCGTGGTGAAACACGAAAAACATGGGATCTGCTGCATCGTGCGAAACGTGGAAAGGCTCAAGCTCAATATTGCCAAATGCAGCAGCCTGGTTTCGGTCCAGGTGAAATTTCTGTTCAAGGGGCACCTTGCCGATAAGCCCCTCCATGGCCTGCCATGTTTTTAAATTGGCATACACCGGCAGCTGGTATTTCCGGCTTAATACCCCGACACTTTTAATATGATCGCTGTGTTCGTGAGTGACTATCAGTGCGTCCAGAGCTGCCGGGTCCACGCCGATCGCATGTAAATTTTCCACTATTTTTTTGCCGCTCAGGCCTGCATCAATCAACAAACGCTGCTTCCCGGTCTGTACGTATATAGCATTGCCTGTACTGCCGCTGGCAAGTACGCTGAACTGCAGTGTCATTCTATCCTCCTGCTTTCTCTATTCATTAGCCGGTTCATTAGCCGGTGCTTCTTCCCCGTTTTCCGCTGAGCCATTTTCTTCCGGGTCAGAACCATTTTCCGGCACTTCCGGTTCAACCATAATGTCCTCTTCGCTATTATCCTCCATCACCTGCTCCCATGACTGGACGCGCTGGGTTCTGGCATTCACAAGGTACCTGGATTCTCCGTTTACTTCCACAATATACATGGGTGTATATAAATAAACATTTTCTCCCTGAGGGGTAACCTGGTTAAAGTAACCGACGCTTACATCGGTCACCGTATCGTTTGTCTGCAAAATCCCATTGCTCGGGTTCCCCAGCGCTTCAATAGCATCCTCTGCCGGGATGGTGCTGTCTGCCGGAGTAGCGTCGAGCTCAAAATACGACTGGCGGAAGCCGACAATCTCGTTTTGATCATTAAACACCAGCTCAAGCTGGGCGGACGTTTCCGGTTTATAAATTTGTTTATCATCGAATGTCTGGTAATAATACTGCCTGTTTAACTCTTCATCCATCTGTCCCTGCTCATAGTCCTCTGCATTCCAGACATAATTGTTTAAAAAGGAGGCCAGATCCTCGTTCCGGTTATCCTCAGATATTTCCACCGGTTCCTCGAGTGTGGCGCTCATTCCAATCAGTCGTTCATTTGATATATACGTAATGTCATTAATGTTTGAATTGTTTTCTACCTTCTGGGAGCGGCCGCCGCTCTCAAAATCCACATAGCTCGCTTCGAGATGAAGCTGTTCAATCCGGTCCGGCAGATCCTCTTCAGCATAACCGTATAGCCGCTGTTCCGATTCTTCCCCGCCAGTCTGGGAAGCAGAGCTTTCCTGATAGTTAGTCTGCTGCTCTAAGTAACTGGAAAGCAAAAACGTATTAAGAAGCAGGAAAACAACAATAAAAATGGTCTTTGTTCTTGCCCAATCCATTTTATGCTCCTCCTTCTTCGTTATCGTCTCCGCTAAAATCCACCGGTGACCAGCTGCCGTCGCAGCGGACAAACCAACCAGGCTCCATATCGTAATAACCGGAGTTCTCCCCGTTTCTTGAAATGCTGTAGCCGATTTGTATATCTTCAATCAACGAAGAGCTGCACTGCTCCTGCACGGCATCGAGCGTTTCCTCTCCGGTTGGAAGGTCGGTGGAAACGCCGGCATCCCCGGTTCTGACCGGGTTGTTTTCCAAATCAAACAGCGGCCGGGAATATCCACTCGTCTGCGTTCCTACGTTCGACACCTGAATGGAAGCAAAATCACTGCCATTGGAATCCCGGAAAACTGGAAGACCGCCTTTATTCATTCTGAATGTAACCGTCGTTTCCCCGTCCACAGTATTGGAATCATAATACTGGTAATCGTCCGACCAGCCGGCATGATTGTTTACAAACTCGAAGGAGGAAACGAGACTGCTTGTATCATTTCCGTCTGTCTGCTCTGAGTAGGTCGGGTTGGCGTAACGAAGGTAATCTCCGGTGTCATTTATACGCAGCTCTCTCGTGCCGTCTGTGATGACTTCCGACGAATCATAATTGTACGTCTGAAGGTTTTGTCCGTTCCCTTCCGGCAGTAACACCTGCTGAAAGCTGTTGGCTGATAAACTCGTAGAAGCATAGGTGTAGTTCGTTCGGGAGCCCGGATCCTCGGGGATATAAATATGCTTCTCGTACCCGTCTTCATCAGCACTGTAGGTAAGCATGCTTTCATGCTCTGAGAGGTATCGTTCGTACTCTATATCGCTTTTATCAAGGCTTGTATTGCTGTTTACGATCACGCCCTGATCATAGGAAACAAACGCAGCATTCAGCTCCTCGCTCCCCGGTGAAGCTGTTAATATTATACGGTCAACCGAACCATCCAGGATACTCGCTGCTTCATCGTTTTCATCTTCAAAGCTGAACAGTTCATTGATCATCGACCACGATACGGACGATGGAAATACGAATTCCATCGAATATGCTGCTGAAGCTGCGTTTTGGTAGAGCTCGTCATGCTCCAGGTCAGTCGCTGTCGTTTCAGTAATACTTGCCTCTTCGAGCTGCCGGAAGGCCTTATCCAGATCAGATGAAGCCTGATCCTCTGCCATGAGAGCACTTCTTCCATCGGAACGCACTACTCCCTGATTTGGCCGGACAATTTCCGCCGGCTCCCGGGTTTCAGCTATTTCTGTCGTTTCCTGTACGGTTTCGGAGGAATTGACGCTTTCATATTCGGGCTGAAATGACCAGTTCTGCCAGGTAAGAAGCAGACTGCCTACCACTAAAATCGTCAACACCCAGGATTTGATTGTTTCTTTCATGATCCAGCCTCCGCTTTATTAATCACTGAATATGGCAGCGTAATTAATATAGTGGTTCCTTTTTTCCATTCACTGTCCGCCGCAATCCGTCCACCGTGCGCATGGATAAATTCCTTGGCAATCGCAAGCCCGAGCCCGGTGCCGCCGAGGTTTCTCGCTCTCGCTTTATCCACCCGGTAAAACCGGTCAAAAATACGGTGCTGGCTTTCTTTCGGAATGCCTACGCCCTGGTCGCTGATTTCAACATCTACAGCATCGGCACGCGTAAACATCTGCACACTGATCTCCCCGCCATCCGGCGAATATTTCACGGCATTCGAAAGCACGTTATCAAAAACTTGATAAATTCTGTCCTTGTCCATGTCTACGTAAACCGGATAGGAAGGAACCTCTTTATAAAAAGCAATATTTTTATCCTTGTTAATCATTTCAAACCGTTCAATCACCTGATTGATCATTTCAGACAGGTCCACAGTAAAAAAGTCTAAGCTGATTTCGTCACTGTCCATCCGCGAAAGCTGCAGCAGGTCGTTCACGAGCCGGATCATTCGGTCTGTCTCGTTCTGGGTCACCTGTAAAAAGCGGGGACCCAGATTTTCGTCCTGCATCGCCCCGTCTTCGAGAGCTTCCATGTAGCTTTTCAGCGTAGTCAGCGGGGTTCTTAATTCGTGGGATACGTTTGATACGAATTCCCGGCGCTCTCTTTCGATCTTTTCCTGTTCTGTAACGTCATGAAGCACGGTAATCAAGCCGGTAACCGGTCCGTCTTCGTTTCGTACAATTGAAAAGTTGGCCTGCAGCAGAAAATCCTGTTCCTCGCTGCTGAAATCCAGCATGATTGCTTCATTGTAATCATACAAATCGCTCGAGGTCAGTGTCTCTGAGAGGTGCAGGGCTTCTGTAATATATGTGCCTTCCATTTCCTCACTGTTTTTGTTTAACAGCTGCTCAGCGCGTTTGTTCATCAAAATAATGCGGCCGAGTTCGTCAGTCGCTATAACCCCATCTGTCATATGAGTCAGAACCGAGCTTAATTTCTTTCGTTCGTCCTCGGTGCTTGCCTGGCTTTCTTTTAATTTCAGCGTCAGCTGGTTAAAGGAATGGGCGAGCTGTCCAATTTCATCGTTGCCGTACACGCGGACTCTCCGGGAAAAGTCTCCCTCTCCCATAATTTTTGCCTGGCGCTGCATATCTGCGATAGGCCGTGTAATCGTGCGGGCAAGCAAAATACCAAGGATCGCGTTTAAAATCAGCACAATAATGCTCGCTGCAATTAAGATACTGCTGATGTCATTTACCAGGCTGTACACGCTCGACATATCAGAACGCACGTACAATACACCCAGAATTTCTCCGTCTTCTTCGATCGGCCGCACAATTAAGCTGACCCTGTGACCGCTGTCCGCGTCCCAGCGTACTTCTTCAAGCGTGTTCCCTAATAACGCCCGCTGCACAAGGTCGTCGTTTGATTGGTTATTGACGATATCCTGCTCATTTATGTTCGACGTGCCTAAAATAATCTGGTTGGAGCCAATAACCCTGGCTTCCGGACTTGAATGGCCGGGATCATTGTTTGCTCCTGAATTGGCAAACTGGCTTAATAAACTGTCGATATCCTCCTGCACCGTATTATCGTCTTCTCCCCGACTCTGTGCCAGTTCTTCCTGCACATTATACTCCAGAAGATCTGTCTGCTCGGCGAGCGTATCATTAAAATTTTCCACGAGCGTGTCTTCAAGGGCGCTCGTGAAAAATACGGTAATGAACTGCATCGCTACAAAAATCAGCAGCACGAAGATCAAAATGAGTTTAAAATGAATCGATTTGAAAAAATCGATAATTTTCATACATTACTTCTCCTGTTCTGGATGTTTTAAGTAGTACCCAACACCACGTCTTGTCACAATCCACTCAGGGAAGCTCGGATTGTCTTCTACTTTCTCTCTCAAGCGACGTACTGTTACGTCCACGGTACGTACGTCTCCAAAGTAATCGTAGCCCCACACGGCCTGGAGAAGATGCTCTCTTGTCATTACCTGGCCAATATGGCGGCCGAGATAAAGAACCAGTTCAAACTCACGGTGCGTAAGATCTATCGGCTCGCCGCGTTTTGTCACTAAATACGCGTCCGGATCTACAAGGAGGTCACCAATTTTTATAGCATTCTGCGGCTCAGTGCTGCCTTCTTCTGCTGCCGGCTGCTTTCTGCGGAGATTGGCTTTTACTCTGGCCAGAAGCTCCCGGTTGCTGAACGGTTTGGTTACATAATCATCTGCTCCGAGCTCGAGGCCGAGCACCTTATCGATTTCCCCGTCCTTAGCCGTTAACATGATGATTGGCATATCAAACCGCTTCCGGACCTCTCTGCATACCTCCATGCCGTCCTTGTTTGGGAGCATGACGTCGAGAAGAATCAGATCCGGACCGAAATTATCCACCTTTTCTAAAGCCTCATCGCCGTCATATGCACAAACAACCTGAAACCCTTCCTTTTGAAGATTAAATTCCAATATATCAGCAATTGGCTGTTCATCATCGACTACTAATATTTTCTCATCCATGTTCCCACCGCTCCATTCCTCAAATGTGAAAAGGCACAAATTCAGTCATCTATGTGTAGTAACACCCTGCACAGGTATGCCTCTTTATGTTTATTGCAAAATGTTTAAGAGGATTACAATTCTCTTTCACATTGTAACACAGCTCTTTATCTGTTCCTATCGAGGCCTGAAGCCTGTGAAAAAAGCGCCTGGACGTCAATGTCCAGGCGCTGGTTATTATTTAAAGTGGTGGCTCGAGACGGAATCGAACCGCCGACACGAGGATTTTCAGTCCACTGCTCTACCGACTGAGCTATCGAGCCATATTAAGAGAAATGCTTTTGCTTGAGTGCTGCTCTTGCTTTTGGAGCCACTGTCCTTACCCTCATTCTTTGCTTATTCGAAGAAGCAATTCGGGACGGACAACTCGCAGAACATTCGGAGAAGTATTGCTTGTTGCTCTACCGACTGAGCTACCTGGCCATATTAAGAGAAATGCTTTTGCTTGAGTGCCGCTTTATCATGCGTAAACCGGAAAAATAAAATGGCGGGCCTGACGGGATTTGAACCCGCGATCTCCTGCGTGACAGGCAGGCATGTTAACCGCTACACCACAGGCCCCTTTTAAAAAGAATACACTGCGAATTTTGTCGTCTGCTGCTCTCGTTCACTGCAGTCACGTACGCCTTGTACGTTCCTTTGCTCTCTCTCTGGCATCCTCAACCTTCTGGTGTCTTCTTTCCAAAAGGAGTATGGGGAGAATACACTTCGAATCTTTTTGCCTGTTCATTTTCTGTCTGATAAAGAAAATGGTGACCCGTACGGGATTCGAACCCGTGTTACCGCCGTGAAAGGGCGGTGTCTTAACCACTTGACCAACGGGCCTTTCATGGTGAGCCATGGAGGATTCGAACCTCCGACCCTCTGATTAAAAGTCAGATGCTCTACCAACTGAGCTAATGGCTCCTGACAAGAAGAAATTGTCGCTGTGGATAACGACAACATGAGTAATATTATCACGTCACAGATGCAATTTCAACTAGTTTTATATGAAAAAAACGATTAGTTGAAAAAAGCATCCGCCTCTATGGCAGATGCTTAGTGAATTCTATTGGATCGCCCATACACCACGAACCATATTTGTCTGATTCCGGTCCGGTCCTACCGAGAAAATGCTGATAGGAATGTTAGTCAGCTGAGAGATACGTTCAATGTAATGACGGGCATTTACCGGAAGGTCTCCGAGCGACGAAGCACCGGTGATGTCCTCTGTCCAGCCCGGCAGCTCTTCATAAATCGGCTCGCATTCTGCAAGTACCTTCAGGCTCGCAGGGAATTCTTCCATAATTTCTCCCCGGTACTTGTAGGCTTTGCATATTTTGAGCGTTTCAATACCGGTGAGAACATCAATGGAATTTAAGGATAAATCGGTGATACCACTCACTCTGCGGGCATGACGCACGACTACGCTGTCGAACCAGCCAACACGGCGGGGCCGTCCGGTCGTAGTCCCGTACTCGTTTCCGACTTCACGAATCTGATCCCCGGTTTCGTCAGACAGCTCTGTTGGGAACGGGCCGTCGCCCACGCGGGTCGTATAAGCTTTGGAGACGCCCACCACGTGCTGAATTTTGGACGGCCCTACGCCCGAGCCAATCGTCACGCCTCCGGCGATAGGGTTTGAGGAAGTGACAAACGGATACGTACCCTGATCGATATCAAGCATGACACCCTGCGCGCCTTCAAACAGCACCCGGCGGCCTTTATCGATCGCTTCATTTAATTCTACCGACGTATCGCATACGTACTTCGCAAAGAACTGGCCGTAGTCGTAGTATTCAT
Proteins encoded in this region:
- the yycF gene encoding response regulator YycF — its product is MDEKILVVDDEQPIADILEFNLQKEGFQVVCAYDGDEALEKVDNFGPDLILLDVMLPNKDGMEVCREVRKRFDMPIIMLTAKDGEIDKVLGLELGADDYVTKPFSNRELLARVKANLRRKQPAAEEGSTEPQNAIKIGDLLVDPDAYLVTKRGEPIDLTHREFELVLYLGRHIGQVMTREHLLQAVWGYDYFGDVRTVDVTVRRLREKVEDNPSFPEWIVTRRGVGYYLKHPEQEK
- the yycI gene encoding two-component system regulatory protein YycI; translation: MDWARTKTIFIVVFLLLNTFLLSSYLEQQTNYQESSASQTGGEESEQRLYGYAEEDLPDRIEQLHLEASYVDFESGGRSQKVENNSNINDITYISNERLIGMSATLEEPVEISEDNRNEDLASFLNNYVWNAEDYEQGQMDEELNRQYYYQTFDDKQIYKPETSAQLELVFNDQNEIVGFRQSYFELDATPADSTIPAEDAIEALGNPSNGILQTNDTVTDVSVGYFNQVTPQGENVYLYTPMYIVEVNGESRYLVNARTQRVQSWEQVMEDNSEEDIMVEPEVPENGSDPEENGSAENGEEAPANEPANE
- a CDS encoding MBL fold metallo-hydrolase — its product is MTLQFSVLASGSTGNAIYVQTGKQRLLIDAGLSGKKIVENLHAIGVDPAALDALIVTHEHSDHIKSVGVLSRKYQLPVYANLKTWQAMEGLIGKVPLEQKFHLDRNQAAAFGNIELEPFHVSHDAADPMFFVFHHEGKKLALATDMGYVSDQIKGTLKNADAYIFESNHDINLLRMGRYPWNVKKRILGDSGHVSNEDSAYALADIVGERTSRIYLAHLSRDNNMKDLARMTVKQVLEEEDTGIGHTFHLYDTDPFLPTSLHTL
- the walK gene encoding cell wall metabolism sensor histidine kinase WalK, which encodes MKIIDFFKSIHFKLILIFVLLIFVAMQFITVFFTSALEDTLVENFNDTLAEQTDLLEYNVQEELAQSRGEDDNTVQEDIDSLLSQFANSGANNDPGHSSPEARVIGSNQIILGTSNINEQDIVNNQSNDDLVQRALLGNTLEEVRWDADSGHRVSLIVRPIEEDGEILGVLYVRSDMSSVYSLVNDISSILIAASIIVLILNAILGILLARTITRPIADMQRQAKIMGEGDFSRRVRVYGNDEIGQLAHSFNQLTLKLKESQASTEDERKKLSSVLTHMTDGVIATDELGRIILMNKRAEQLLNKNSEEMEGTYITEALHLSETLTSSDLYDYNEAIMLDFSSEEQDFLLQANFSIVRNEDGPVTGLITVLHDVTEQEKIERERREFVSNVSHELRTPLTTLKSYMEALEDGAMQDENLGPRFLQVTQNETDRMIRLVNDLLQLSRMDSDEISLDFFTVDLSEMINQVIERFEMINKDKNIAFYKEVPSYPVYVDMDKDRIYQVFDNVLSNAVKYSPDGGEISVQMFTRADAVDVEISDQGVGIPKESQHRIFDRFYRVDKARARNLGGTGLGLAIAKEFIHAHGGRIAADSEWKKGTTILITLPYSVINKAEAGS
- a CDS encoding adenylosuccinate synthase, whose translation is MSSIVIVGTQWGDEGKGKVTDYLSENAEVVARYQGGNNAGHTIVFGGTKYKLHLIPSGIFYDNKTCVIGNGMVIDPKALVEELEYLHERGVDTSNLRISNRAHVILPYHLRLDAVEEDSKGTNKIGTTRKGIGPAYMDKAARVGIRIADLLDKDEFREKLSRNLKEKNRLLERMYDAEGFELEDILDEYYDYGQFFAKYVCDTSVELNEAIDKGRRVLFEGAQGVMLDIDQGTYPFVTSSNPIAGGVTIGSGVGPSKIQHVVGVSKAYTTRVGDGPFPTELSDETGDQIREVGNEYGTTTGRPRRVGWFDSVVVRHARRVSGITDLSLNSIDVLTGIETLKICKAYKYRGEIMEEFPASLKVLAECEPIYEELPGWTEDITGASSLGDLPVNARHYIERISQLTNIPISIFSVGPDRNQTNMVRGVWAIQ
- a CDS encoding YycH family regulatory protein yields the protein MKETIKSWVLTILVVGSLLLTWQNWSFQPEYESVNSSETVQETTEIAETREPAEIVRPNQGVVRSDGRSALMAEDQASSDLDKAFRQLEEASITETTATDLEHDELYQNAASAAYSMEFVFPSSVSWSMINELFSFEDENDEAASILDGSVDRIILTASPGSEELNAAFVSYDQGVIVNSNTSLDKSDIEYERYLSEHESMLTYSADEDGYEKHIYIPEDPGSRTNYTYASTSLSANSFQQVLLPEGNGQNLQTYNYDSSEVITDGTRELRINDTGDYLRYANPTYSEQTDGNDTSSLVSSFEFVNNHAGWSDDYQYYDSNTVDGETTVTFRMNKGGLPVFRDSNGSDFASIQVSNVGTQTSGYSRPLFDLENNPVRTGDAGVSTDLPTGEETLDAVQEQCSSSLIEDIQIGYSISRNGENSGYYDMEPGWFVRCDGSWSPVDFSGDDNEEGGA